From the genome of Leguminivora glycinivorella isolate SPB_JAAS2020 chromosome Z, LegGlyc_1.1, whole genome shotgun sequence, one region includes:
- the LOC125241776 gene encoding E3 ubiquitin-protein ligase BRE1-like isoform X2 has protein sequence MARTKIKRRTYNLNKQQNSENKLRTAQNTVTEELPQEASVSPPQECPIIQAKQPEAPAGAAPLETLPLPAEELEVEKETLSKSMCLSASTIENQEETSNINVEEAVAVTEDTNTTDNNPQENSLKNDDSIELDWSIQATQGAAGNGQSDTNADEEVHSISRDSPLNLAWDSSMKENCRQQANAPNFRPITPDNLLVPVDEIFSPTTQKQIRTTIRALFPNGPPPPPPVRPMRRPKKGDVPYIVNCTKRPRVPSPKSLDVFTGDKYGITSTTNCDENEEQCTPEKKPRRGPYGGPSISKSTFNRQTNEIAERLKLYEKIDRLVGRSPKVEPVGYMKRAFSPLPSTSTDNETIMKNDKHFSESLNCDNFDIDEDEELPEVIWETDNIKKEKDQLDLSSPLKNRDIETNKYTDSILTAMNEDMNNNNDVIAIDDEFCEIQFDKFMPKEKILDYSDCGPKKEPELPTVPFSLMQSSKPSTDICATTSTDVICVDNTCTTQAHSNSVTSPVLRAINKNATATATKQSDLVIEVPEALEPINMSRHAPIRAPSWNEEVQFVSEERIEGPNNSTAEDLPEVQIVSQTPAAPDTSSNGIFSTAINELQQFLTCLHEACSWKKTKKKNTKTKSKENSCAPSNTENVLSINDENTAPVNVENVSNVNGENATVSQVQPDTSLNGVAESSPGKQLGECPICLENLRRGSIASTTCGHVFCLECIRESLRSSGKRCPTCRKQLRGVGYHQVFL, from the exons ATGGCCCGAACGAAAATAAAACGGCGCACTTATAATCttaataaacagcaaaattCAGAAAATAAACTGAGAACAGCACAGAATACGGTAACAGAG GAGCTACCACAAGAAGCATCAGTCAGTCCGCCACAAGAGTGCCCCATAATCCAGGCTAAACAACCAGAGGCGCCAGCAGGCGCTGCTCCGCTGGAAACATTGCCACTGCCGGCTGAAGAGTTAGAGGTGGAGAAGGAAACGCTGTCCAAGTCTATGTGTTTG aGTGCATCAACTATTGAGAATCAGGAAGAGACTTCCAATATAAATGTAGAAGAGGCTGTTGCAGTTACTGAAGACACAAATACAACTGATAATAATCCACAAGAAAATTCCTTGAAGAATGACGATAGTATAGAATTG GACTGGTCCATCCAAGCCACCCAAGGTGCCGCCGGCAATGGGCAGTCTGACACCAACGCCGATGAAGAAGTGCACAGTATATCACGGGACTCACCGTTAAATCTGGCATGG GACTCGTCCATGAAAGAGAACTGTCGTCAGCAAGCGAACGCTCCCAACTTCCGGCCCATTACGCCAGACAACCTGCTGGTGCCAGTAGACGAGATATTCTCCCCCACCACACAGAAACAAATCCGGACCACCATACGGGCCCTGTTCCCCaacgggccgccgccgccgccgcccgttCGGCCCATGAGGAGGCCCAAGAAAGGTGACGTCCCGTACATTGTCAACTGCACTAAGAGACCACGAGTCCCTTCCCCCAAGAGTCTCGACGTCTTCACAGGGGACAAATATGGCATCACCAGCACCACCAACTGTGACGAAAACGAAGAGCAGTGTACCCCAGAGAAGAAACCCCGGCGCGGCCCGTACGGCGGCCCCAGCATCTCCAAATCAACATTCAATCGACAAACCAATGAGATCGCTGAACGGCTTAAACTTTACGAAAAAATCGATAGGCTAGTCGGCAGAAGTCCCAAGGTGGAACCCGTCGGTTACATGAAGCGCGCGTTCAGCCCGCTGCCCAGCACCTCCACTGACAACGAAACGATCATGAAAAACGACAAACACTTTAGTGAAAGCTTGAACTGTGATAATTTTGATATAGACGAAGATGAGGAATTACCGGAAGTTATATGGGAAACGGATAATATTAAAAAGGAGAAAGATCAATTAGATCTTTCCTCACCTTTAAAAAATAGAGACATAGAAACTAATAAATATACTGATAGTATACTAACAGCAATGAATGAAGATATGAATAACAATAATGATGTTATTGCCATAGATGACGAGTTCTGTGAAATTCAATTTGATAAATTTATGCCAAAGGAGAAAATACTCGACTACTCTGACTGCGGACCCAAAAAAGAACCAGAGCTGCCCACGGTACCTTTTTCACTGATGCAGTCATCAAAACCTTCGACCGACATTTGTGCGACGACCTCCACTGACGTAATTTGTGTCGATAACACCTGCACCACACAAGCGCATTCTAACTCAGTCACTTCCCCTGTGCTGCGAGCGATTAATAAAAATGCAACCGCCACAGCAACGAAACAGTCTGATCTAGTCATTGAAGTGCCAGAAGCTTTAGAACCCATTAATATGTCACGACACGCCCCCATTAGAGCTCCGTCGTGGAACGAGGAAGTTCAGTTTGTCTCCGAAGAGAGGATAGAGGGACCAAACAACTCTACTGCAGAAGACCTCCCTGAAGTGCAGATCGTGTCCCAGACTCCCGCCGCCCCGGACACCAGCTCGAACGGAATATTTTCAACGGCCATCAACGAGCTACAGCAGTTCCTCACCTGCCTCCATGAGGCCTGTTCCTGGAAGAAAACGAAAAAGAAAAACACCAAAACGAAATCCAAAGAAAACTCGTGCGCTCCCTCCAACAccgaaaatgttttatcaatcAATGATGAGAACACGGCACCTGTGAATGTTGAAAACGTATCAAATGTTAACGGTGAAAATGCTACAGTGAGTCAAGTGCAGCCGGACACTAGCTTGAATGGCGTCGCCGAGTCATCACCCGGTAAGCAACTCGGTGAGTGCCCGATCTGCCTGGAAAATCTGCGGAGAGGCTCCATAGCTTCCACGACTTGTGGTCACGTCTTCTGCCTCGAGTGCATCAGAGAGTCGCTGAGGAGCAGCGGCAAGAGGTGTCCGACCTGCCGGAAGCAACTGCGAGGAGTCGGGTACCACCAGGTGTTTCTGTAA
- the LOC125241776 gene encoding E3 ubiquitin-protein ligase BRE1-like isoform X1 translates to MARTKIKRRTYNLNKQQNSENKLRTAQNTVTEELPQEASVSPPQECPIIQAKQPEAPAGAAPLETLPLPAEELEVEKETLSKSMCLSASTIENQEETSNINVEEAVAVTEDTNTTDNNPQENSLKNDDSIELKSPILGCSRRSRSCRVRLKNSNNDWSIQATQGAAGNGQSDTNADEEVHSISRDSPLNLAWDSSMKENCRQQANAPNFRPITPDNLLVPVDEIFSPTTQKQIRTTIRALFPNGPPPPPPVRPMRRPKKGDVPYIVNCTKRPRVPSPKSLDVFTGDKYGITSTTNCDENEEQCTPEKKPRRGPYGGPSISKSTFNRQTNEIAERLKLYEKIDRLVGRSPKVEPVGYMKRAFSPLPSTSTDNETIMKNDKHFSESLNCDNFDIDEDEELPEVIWETDNIKKEKDQLDLSSPLKNRDIETNKYTDSILTAMNEDMNNNNDVIAIDDEFCEIQFDKFMPKEKILDYSDCGPKKEPELPTVPFSLMQSSKPSTDICATTSTDVICVDNTCTTQAHSNSVTSPVLRAINKNATATATKQSDLVIEVPEALEPINMSRHAPIRAPSWNEEVQFVSEERIEGPNNSTAEDLPEVQIVSQTPAAPDTSSNGIFSTAINELQQFLTCLHEACSWKKTKKKNTKTKSKENSCAPSNTENVLSINDENTAPVNVENVSNVNGENATVSQVQPDTSLNGVAESSPGKQLGECPICLENLRRGSIASTTCGHVFCLECIRESLRSSGKRCPTCRKQLRGVGYHQVFL, encoded by the exons ATGGCCCGAACGAAAATAAAACGGCGCACTTATAATCttaataaacagcaaaattCAGAAAATAAACTGAGAACAGCACAGAATACGGTAACAGAG GAGCTACCACAAGAAGCATCAGTCAGTCCGCCACAAGAGTGCCCCATAATCCAGGCTAAACAACCAGAGGCGCCAGCAGGCGCTGCTCCGCTGGAAACATTGCCACTGCCGGCTGAAGAGTTAGAGGTGGAGAAGGAAACGCTGTCCAAGTCTATGTGTTTG aGTGCATCAACTATTGAGAATCAGGAAGAGACTTCCAATATAAATGTAGAAGAGGCTGTTGCAGTTACTGAAGACACAAATACAACTGATAATAATCCACAAGAAAATTCCTTGAAGAATGACGATAGTATAGAATTG AAATCGCCAATACTCGGGTGCAGTCGTAGATCAAGATCCTGCCGCGTACGACTTAAAAACAGTAACAAC GACTGGTCCATCCAAGCCACCCAAGGTGCCGCCGGCAATGGGCAGTCTGACACCAACGCCGATGAAGAAGTGCACAGTATATCACGGGACTCACCGTTAAATCTGGCATGG GACTCGTCCATGAAAGAGAACTGTCGTCAGCAAGCGAACGCTCCCAACTTCCGGCCCATTACGCCAGACAACCTGCTGGTGCCAGTAGACGAGATATTCTCCCCCACCACACAGAAACAAATCCGGACCACCATACGGGCCCTGTTCCCCaacgggccgccgccgccgccgcccgttCGGCCCATGAGGAGGCCCAAGAAAGGTGACGTCCCGTACATTGTCAACTGCACTAAGAGACCACGAGTCCCTTCCCCCAAGAGTCTCGACGTCTTCACAGGGGACAAATATGGCATCACCAGCACCACCAACTGTGACGAAAACGAAGAGCAGTGTACCCCAGAGAAGAAACCCCGGCGCGGCCCGTACGGCGGCCCCAGCATCTCCAAATCAACATTCAATCGACAAACCAATGAGATCGCTGAACGGCTTAAACTTTACGAAAAAATCGATAGGCTAGTCGGCAGAAGTCCCAAGGTGGAACCCGTCGGTTACATGAAGCGCGCGTTCAGCCCGCTGCCCAGCACCTCCACTGACAACGAAACGATCATGAAAAACGACAAACACTTTAGTGAAAGCTTGAACTGTGATAATTTTGATATAGACGAAGATGAGGAATTACCGGAAGTTATATGGGAAACGGATAATATTAAAAAGGAGAAAGATCAATTAGATCTTTCCTCACCTTTAAAAAATAGAGACATAGAAACTAATAAATATACTGATAGTATACTAACAGCAATGAATGAAGATATGAATAACAATAATGATGTTATTGCCATAGATGACGAGTTCTGTGAAATTCAATTTGATAAATTTATGCCAAAGGAGAAAATACTCGACTACTCTGACTGCGGACCCAAAAAAGAACCAGAGCTGCCCACGGTACCTTTTTCACTGATGCAGTCATCAAAACCTTCGACCGACATTTGTGCGACGACCTCCACTGACGTAATTTGTGTCGATAACACCTGCACCACACAAGCGCATTCTAACTCAGTCACTTCCCCTGTGCTGCGAGCGATTAATAAAAATGCAACCGCCACAGCAACGAAACAGTCTGATCTAGTCATTGAAGTGCCAGAAGCTTTAGAACCCATTAATATGTCACGACACGCCCCCATTAGAGCTCCGTCGTGGAACGAGGAAGTTCAGTTTGTCTCCGAAGAGAGGATAGAGGGACCAAACAACTCTACTGCAGAAGACCTCCCTGAAGTGCAGATCGTGTCCCAGACTCCCGCCGCCCCGGACACCAGCTCGAACGGAATATTTTCAACGGCCATCAACGAGCTACAGCAGTTCCTCACCTGCCTCCATGAGGCCTGTTCCTGGAAGAAAACGAAAAAGAAAAACACCAAAACGAAATCCAAAGAAAACTCGTGCGCTCCCTCCAACAccgaaaatgttttatcaatcAATGATGAGAACACGGCACCTGTGAATGTTGAAAACGTATCAAATGTTAACGGTGAAAATGCTACAGTGAGTCAAGTGCAGCCGGACACTAGCTTGAATGGCGTCGCCGAGTCATCACCCGGTAAGCAACTCGGTGAGTGCCCGATCTGCCTGGAAAATCTGCGGAGAGGCTCCATAGCTTCCACGACTTGTGGTCACGTCTTCTGCCTCGAGTGCATCAGAGAGTCGCTGAGGAGCAGCGGCAAGAGGTGTCCGACCTGCCGGAAGCAACTGCGAGGAGTCGGGTACCACCAGGTGTTTCTGTAA
- the LOC125241221 gene encoding uncharacterized protein LOC125241221 has product MSVDVEEANETQQLMQNEGEEDEAKITQSATSPVTSNKMSSGGASLASRTPGQAFASTGNSINDSTKLSIVNERRLHRDLMRSNYSNRPKHIPKEAPDVKHMEKALLGLLDDFHSGKLSAFGAGCSMEQMINIRDQQEHLARLHFRLCADVEKPTEDSFDKSASRFKMTQLVQSLEQLSASIEHLHSDGNFSTTSSNK; this is encoded by the coding sequence ATGAGTGTTGATGTCGAGGAAGCTAACGAGACGCAACAACTGATGCAGAATGAGGGCGAGGAAGACGAGGCGAAGATCACGCAGTCCGCAACATCGCCTGTAACCAGCAACAAGATGTCcagcggcggcgccagcctggCGTCGCGCACCCCGGGCCAGGCGTTCGCGAGCACGGGAAACAGCATCAACGATTCAACAAAGCTATCTATTGTAAACGAAAGGAGACTCCATCGAGACCTGATGCGCTCAAATTACAGTAACAGGCCCAAACATATACCTAAGGAAGCACCTGATGTAAAACATATGGAGAAAGCGCTTCTTGGTTTGCTGGATGATTTCCACTCAGGGAAATTGAGCGCATTCGGCGCTGGCTGCAGCATGGAGCAGATGATAAACATCAGAGACCAGCAGGAACACCTGGCGCGCCTCCACTTCCGGCTCTGCGCCGACGTGGAGAAGCCAACAGAGGACAGTTTTGACAAATCTGCCTCTAGATTTAAGATGACACAATTGGTCCAAAGTTTAGAACAGCTCTCAGCGTCCATAGAGCACCTGCATTCAGATGGTAATTTTAGTACAACTAgtagcaataaataa